The DNA window AGACAAGGAAAACCTCGAACTTTTGAAGACCCCATCGGACAAGGGGAGCTCAAATGAGCTGGACAAAAAAGCTAAACCAAAGGAAAAAGACAAGGGCTGTGAGTCTAACAACATCACCACCATAGGGGATTCCAGGACGCTTACTATGAAAGGAGATGGGGATGAAGGGCTTAAGTGCCAGGACCAATGCTATTCTACAAACACATTACCTGGAGGAGTAGAGGACCACAATACATACTCTGTTTTTGATAAAAAGATTACGGCAGACCGAATAATATACACTGCTACAGAGGAGAAAGTTACTCTAGATCCCAGAGACAGTGATGCAGGTGCCTATCCTCAAGGAGGGGACAATTCTTATAACAGGTATTGCTGTTATGTAAAACCAACAGAGGTGAACTGGGACCAAGAGACCATTGTCTAAAAACTTATAATAATgcacatatacacacaatacaaGAATGTTTTTTGCACTGCATGACTGATCCAAGCCTTGTCAAAGACAATACAGGTGCTTATGTCTGGCAGTCTCCTGCTGAAGGTGTGTTTTTGCAGATCAGCATGTCTAGGGTCATGGGTCTCCTGTTTCCATTTTTGATAGTTCTGGTCAAACACAGTGCCTTGCTATGGAGCTGGACATGCGCGCAGCAAGCATGACTGATTACCAATAGGACAACAGGCAGGGATAACAGCTCAGGCAAACTGCATAACACACTGATGATACACCAATATGCTGAATGATAAGTTGCTGCAacagcacttttgtttttttaaatcatatatgACCCAAATTATTGCATATGGAGAAACAGGTACCCATACTTTCCTGGTAATTCTGGAAGTGGACGCATAGCACTGCAATTATTTGCTAACAGATGTCTGTTGATAAATGATATAATCCTCAATAATAATTATCCATTTAACCAGTGGGATGCTGCTGCTAATTCtcattatttctaatatttttttcttttttttaaaggaatcatTACCagacaaaattttaaatatttgctaaaatgcAATAGTGATTAATATCATGCATGTCATTTGGAAATGTTATATTAAAGACAAAAGACATTTGTCCATTGCAAGCAGTCCGTTCATTTTAACTCTAACCTGTTTTAGAAGAAATACCAAGTAACTGGTTGTTTGGAGCAGCACCTCTCTATACTGAATGCCACAGCTTTTAGAAATCTGCCCCACTGCTGCTTTTATTCATTTGGCAgctattaaaaaatgtgtgcattctTTATAATGATATAAAGTCATATTGATTTATGAAAATTAGAGCAAAGGTGAAGTAGTTGCCCAGTACCATCAATCTGGACCAaggatataaaagaaaacataggaTGAATTCATTACTCGTTTTCATAAATCAGCTCTAAATTATGCAAGTTTTATATCGCTGCAAGTGCCAATTTTTAAAAAACGATATCTGCTGATAAATCCCTAAAATGTGCTGATGCAAGGCGGTGTTAGGAGCTtccatacattttcatttgtatgattttttccTTACCAGGAATAACATATGCACTCCTAATATTTATTGACTATATACTTCGAACCTAATAACTGTTTGTAATATGTAGACTTCTTTACTAAATAGTACAGTATAATGCTTGCCTATACATTATTCTAGTATTTGCATTGAtaattgaatattttaataaatgccatgcTTTGAAGTGTTGT is part of the Pyxicephalus adspersus chromosome 3, UCB_Pads_2.0, whole genome shotgun sequence genome and encodes:
- the TMEM215 gene encoding transmembrane protein 215, whose translation is MRPDDINPRTGLVVALVSIFLVFGFMFTVSGFKGETLGSIPLIAIGPAIFLPGVAAITLARRTDGCTKWPYKQCTCCCKKGKDKENLELLKTPSDKGSSNELDKKAKPKEKDKGCESNNITTIGDSRTLTMKGDGDEGLKCQDQCYSTNTLPGGVEDHNTYSVFDKKITADRIIYTATEEKVTLDPRDSDAGAYPQGGDNSYNRYCCYVKPTEVNWDQETIV